Proteins encoded by one window of Paroedura picta isolate Pp20150507F chromosome 11, Ppicta_v3.0, whole genome shotgun sequence:
- the CAPN7 gene encoding calpain-7 isoform X2 — MLSYHLTWWNYVMANETSDSVLQTKLKQLARQALDRAEELRASTPPQKDKPAAVKPNQPVRTFFPLGPDFSLNDKPQTVRAVHASEPQGQRYTSEEIEVLRKTSKINGIEYVPFMSVDLRERFAFPVPFSDKCGKLPLSPKQKAIFSRWVRPDEISNNPTMIYTVSSFSIKQTIVSDCSFVASLAISAAYERRYNKKLITSIIYPQNKKGEPEYNPCGKYTVKLHINGVPRKVIIDDLLPVDHSGELLCSYSNNKNELWVSLIEKAYMKVMGGYDFPGSNSNIDLHALTGWIPERIAMHSDNQSFNKDSSFRMLYQRFHKGDVLITTATGVMTEEEGEKWGLVPTHAYAVLDIREYKGQRFLQLKNPWSHLRWKGRYSENDLKSWTPDLQKYLNFDPRTAQKIDNGIFWIAWEDLCQYYDVIYLSWNPSLFKESTCIHSTWDAKQGPAKDAYSLANNPQYKLEVQCPQGGAAVWVLLSRHITDKDDFAHNREFITMVVYKTDGKKVYYPADPPPFIDGIRINSPHYLTKIKLTSPGTHTFTLVVSQYEKQNTIHYTLRVYSVCKFTFSKIPTPYTISKRVNGQWKGRSAGGCGNFRDSFKNNPVYQFQLDKTGPLLIELRGPRQYSVGFEVVTISTVGDPGPSGFQKKTSGDYRCGFCYLEIEAVPAGIYNIIPSTFLPQQEGPFFLDFNSSSTLKTSQLQ; from the exons ATGTTAAGCTACCACTTAACTTGGTGGAATTACGTTATG GCAAATGAGACTTCGGATTCAGTTCTCCAGACAAAACTGAAGCAGCTGGCCCGGCAAGCGCTGGACAG AGCTGAGGAACTGAGAGCTTCGACCCCACCCCAGAAAGACAAGCCAGCTGCCGTGAAACCAAACCAGCCCGTGCGGACTTTCTTCCCTTTGGGACCTGACTTTTCTTTGAACGATAAGCCCCAGACAGTCCGGGCGGTGCACGCCAGCGAACCCCAAGGGCAGCGATACACCTCCGAGGAGATTGAGGTTCTCAG GAAGACATCAAAGATAAATGGCATTGAGTATGTTCCTTTCATGAGCGTTGACCTGAGAGAGCGCTTTGCTTTTCCAGTCCCTTTCTC AGATAAATGTGGAAAACTGCCTTTATCCCCAAAGCAAAAGGCAATATTCTCTCGATGGGTGCGGCCGGATGAAATATCAAATAATCCCACAATGATCTATACTGTTTCAAGTTTCAGCATCAAACAG ACAATTGTATCAGATTGTTCCTTTGTGGCCTCGCTCGCCATCAGTGCTGCATACGAAAGACGATACAACAAAAAACTGATCACCAG CATCATTTACCCTCAGAATAAAAAAGGAGAACCAGAATATAATCCCTGTGGAAAGTACACGGTCAAGCTGCACATTAATGGCGTTCCTCGGAAG GTGATCATTGACGACTTATTACCAGTGGATCACAGCGGAGAACTTCTTTGCTCTTactcaaataataaaaatgaactcTGGGTATCACTGATAGAAAAAGCTTACATGAAAGTCATGGGAGGTTATGATTTCCCTGGATCAAATTCT AACATTGATCTTCATGCGTTGACTGGTTGGATACCTGAAAGGATTGCTATGCACTCTGACAATCAGTCTTTTAACAAAGACAGTTCATTCAGAATGCTTTACCAGAG GTTTCACAAAGGGGATGTGCTTATCACGACAGCTACAGGGGtgatgacagaagaagaaggagaaaaatgggGCTTAGTGCCAACCCATGCCTATGCAGTTTTGGACATTAGAGAATACAAG GGGCAGCGTTTTCTCCAGTTGAAAAATCCCTGGAGCCACCTGCGTTGGAAAGGAAGATACAGTGAGAATGATTTGAAAAGCTGGACTCCTGACCTCCAGAAATATTTAAACTTTGATCCCAGAACTGCCCAGAAAATAGACAATG GGATTTTCTGGATTGCCTGGGAAGATCTCTGCCAGTATTATGATGTTATTTATTTGAGCTGGAATCCAAGTCTCTTTAAAGAATCAACGTGTATCCACAG CACTTGGGACGCCAAGCAAGGCCCTGCGAAAGATGCTTACAGCCTGGCTAACAACCCACAGTATAAACTGGAGGTCCAGTGCCCACAAGGTGGTGCTGCGGTGTGGGTTCTGCTGAGCAGACACATTACTGATAAG GATGACTTTGCACACAATCGGGAGTTCATCACCATGGTGGTGTACAAAACAGACGGGAAAAAAGTCTACTATCCTG CCGATCCTCCGCCGTTCATCGATGGAATTCGGATCAATAGTCCCCATTATCTGACGAAGATAAAGCTGACCTCCCCCGGAACCCACACGTTTACCTTGGTGGTTTCTCAGTATGAGAAGCAGAACACCATTCACTACACCCTGAGG GTGTATTCGGTGTGCAAGTTTACCTTCTCAAAGATCCCGACTCCATATACCATATCCAAACGG GTGAACGGGCAGTGGAAAGGCCGCAGTGCTGGCGGATGTGGGAATTTTAGAGACAGCTTCAAGAACAATCCTGTATACCAGTTCCAGCTGGACAAGACTGGGCCGCTCCTGATTGAGCTAAGAGGACCAAG GCAGTACAGTGTGGGCTTTGAAGTCGTGACCATCTCCACCGTAGGAGACCCAGGCCCTTCCGGCTTCCAGAAGAAGACCAGTGGTGACTACAG GTGTGGCTTTTGTTACCTGGAAATTGAGGCAGTACCTGCTGGCATTTATAATATTATTCCAAGCACCTTCCTCCCTCAACAGGAAGGGCCCTTTTTCTTGGACTTCAATAGCAGTTCTACGCTTAAGACGTCACAGTTGCAGTGA
- the CAPN7 gene encoding calpain-7 isoform X1: protein MDAAALEQDAVKFAQLAVRRDQAGRYPEAVFYYKEAAQALIYASMAGSTLENIPGKISEYLDRVQALYSAVPSQKTDPLKSKQQLDLERAHFLVTQAFDEDEKGNRDEAVELYTEAVELCLKTANETSDSVLQTKLKQLARQALDRAEELRASTPPQKDKPAAVKPNQPVRTFFPLGPDFSLNDKPQTVRAVHASEPQGQRYTSEEIEVLRKTSKINGIEYVPFMSVDLRERFAFPVPFSDKCGKLPLSPKQKAIFSRWVRPDEISNNPTMIYTVSSFSIKQTIVSDCSFVASLAISAAYERRYNKKLITSIIYPQNKKGEPEYNPCGKYTVKLHINGVPRKVIIDDLLPVDHSGELLCSYSNNKNELWVSLIEKAYMKVMGGYDFPGSNSNIDLHALTGWIPERIAMHSDNQSFNKDSSFRMLYQRFHKGDVLITTATGVMTEEEGEKWGLVPTHAYAVLDIREYKGQRFLQLKNPWSHLRWKGRYSENDLKSWTPDLQKYLNFDPRTAQKIDNGIFWIAWEDLCQYYDVIYLSWNPSLFKESTCIHSTWDAKQGPAKDAYSLANNPQYKLEVQCPQGGAAVWVLLSRHITDKDDFAHNREFITMVVYKTDGKKVYYPADPPPFIDGIRINSPHYLTKIKLTSPGTHTFTLVVSQYEKQNTIHYTLRVYSVCKFTFSKIPTPYTISKRVNGQWKGRSAGGCGNFRDSFKNNPVYQFQLDKTGPLLIELRGPRQYSVGFEVVTISTVGDPGPSGFQKKTSGDYRCGFCYLEIEAVPAGIYNIIPSTFLPQQEGPFFLDFNSSSTLKTSQLQ from the exons GAAGCTGCACAGGCTTTAATTTATGCTTCAATGGCAGGATCCACTTTGGAAAATATTCCTGGGAAGATAAGTGAATATTTGGACAGAGTTCAAGCCCTGTACTCAGCAG TTCCATCACAGAAAACTGACCCTTTGAAGTCAAAGCAGCAGTTGGACTTGGAGCGTGCGCATTTCCTGGTCACCCAGGCGTTTGATGAAGATGAAAAGGGCAACAGGGATGAAGCGGTAGAGCTGTACACAGAAGCAGTGGAACTCTGTTTGAAAACA GCAAATGAGACTTCGGATTCAGTTCTCCAGACAAAACTGAAGCAGCTGGCCCGGCAAGCGCTGGACAG AGCTGAGGAACTGAGAGCTTCGACCCCACCCCAGAAAGACAAGCCAGCTGCCGTGAAACCAAACCAGCCCGTGCGGACTTTCTTCCCTTTGGGACCTGACTTTTCTTTGAACGATAAGCCCCAGACAGTCCGGGCGGTGCACGCCAGCGAACCCCAAGGGCAGCGATACACCTCCGAGGAGATTGAGGTTCTCAG GAAGACATCAAAGATAAATGGCATTGAGTATGTTCCTTTCATGAGCGTTGACCTGAGAGAGCGCTTTGCTTTTCCAGTCCCTTTCTC AGATAAATGTGGAAAACTGCCTTTATCCCCAAAGCAAAAGGCAATATTCTCTCGATGGGTGCGGCCGGATGAAATATCAAATAATCCCACAATGATCTATACTGTTTCAAGTTTCAGCATCAAACAG ACAATTGTATCAGATTGTTCCTTTGTGGCCTCGCTCGCCATCAGTGCTGCATACGAAAGACGATACAACAAAAAACTGATCACCAG CATCATTTACCCTCAGAATAAAAAAGGAGAACCAGAATATAATCCCTGTGGAAAGTACACGGTCAAGCTGCACATTAATGGCGTTCCTCGGAAG GTGATCATTGACGACTTATTACCAGTGGATCACAGCGGAGAACTTCTTTGCTCTTactcaaataataaaaatgaactcTGGGTATCACTGATAGAAAAAGCTTACATGAAAGTCATGGGAGGTTATGATTTCCCTGGATCAAATTCT AACATTGATCTTCATGCGTTGACTGGTTGGATACCTGAAAGGATTGCTATGCACTCTGACAATCAGTCTTTTAACAAAGACAGTTCATTCAGAATGCTTTACCAGAG GTTTCACAAAGGGGATGTGCTTATCACGACAGCTACAGGGGtgatgacagaagaagaaggagaaaaatgggGCTTAGTGCCAACCCATGCCTATGCAGTTTTGGACATTAGAGAATACAAG GGGCAGCGTTTTCTCCAGTTGAAAAATCCCTGGAGCCACCTGCGTTGGAAAGGAAGATACAGTGAGAATGATTTGAAAAGCTGGACTCCTGACCTCCAGAAATATTTAAACTTTGATCCCAGAACTGCCCAGAAAATAGACAATG GGATTTTCTGGATTGCCTGGGAAGATCTCTGCCAGTATTATGATGTTATTTATTTGAGCTGGAATCCAAGTCTCTTTAAAGAATCAACGTGTATCCACAG CACTTGGGACGCCAAGCAAGGCCCTGCGAAAGATGCTTACAGCCTGGCTAACAACCCACAGTATAAACTGGAGGTCCAGTGCCCACAAGGTGGTGCTGCGGTGTGGGTTCTGCTGAGCAGACACATTACTGATAAG GATGACTTTGCACACAATCGGGAGTTCATCACCATGGTGGTGTACAAAACAGACGGGAAAAAAGTCTACTATCCTG CCGATCCTCCGCCGTTCATCGATGGAATTCGGATCAATAGTCCCCATTATCTGACGAAGATAAAGCTGACCTCCCCCGGAACCCACACGTTTACCTTGGTGGTTTCTCAGTATGAGAAGCAGAACACCATTCACTACACCCTGAGG GTGTATTCGGTGTGCAAGTTTACCTTCTCAAAGATCCCGACTCCATATACCATATCCAAACGG GTGAACGGGCAGTGGAAAGGCCGCAGTGCTGGCGGATGTGGGAATTTTAGAGACAGCTTCAAGAACAATCCTGTATACCAGTTCCAGCTGGACAAGACTGGGCCGCTCCTGATTGAGCTAAGAGGACCAAG GCAGTACAGTGTGGGCTTTGAAGTCGTGACCATCTCCACCGTAGGAGACCCAGGCCCTTCCGGCTTCCAGAAGAAGACCAGTGGTGACTACAG GTGTGGCTTTTGTTACCTGGAAATTGAGGCAGTACCTGCTGGCATTTATAATATTATTCCAAGCACCTTCCTCCCTCAACAGGAAGGGCCCTTTTTCTTGGACTTCAATAGCAGTTCTACGCTTAAGACGTCACAGTTGCAGTGA